The window GATTTCAATGTACCGTTGGATGGTGACTTCAAGGTAACCGACACCAGCCGAATCGAAGCAGCCAAGCCAACCATCCTAAAGGTTTTGGAAGATGGCGGTTCTGCTGTACTGATGAGCCATTTGGGCAGGCCAAAGGGCAAGGCCAATCCAGATATGTCCCTTTCCCATATCGTGGATAAAGTATCGGACATTATCGGTGTACAGGTGAAATTTGCCGAAGATTCCGTCGGGGCAAAAGCAGATGATGCCGTGGCCGGTTTAAAGAACGGAGAGGTGCTATTGTTGGAAAATCTTCGTTTTCATGCTGAGGAGGAAGCAGGCGATGAGTCCTTTGCAGAAGCACTGTCCAAACACGGGGACATTTATGTGAACGATGCCTTTGGAACAGCACACAGGGCGCACGCCTCCACGACCATCGTTGCCCAGTTTTTCCCGGAAAACAAATGCTTTGGCTACTTATTGGCCAAGGAAATCAAGGCTATTGACAAGGTTATGGAAACGGGCGAGAAACCTGTGACCGCTATTTTGGGCGGGGCAAAGGTGTCTTCCAAGATCACGATCATCGAGAATATATTGGATAAGGTTGATAACCTGATCATCGGCGGTGGGATGACCTACACCTTTGTAAAAGCCAAAGGGGGAAAAGTGGGTGATTCCATCTGCGAGGACGATAAAATGGGACTGGCATTGGATATCCTGAAACAGGCCGAAGCCAAAAAAGTTAGCGTGTACTTACCGGTTGACGTGCTAGCCGCCAACGATTTTGACAACAATGCCGAGACCCAGTTTGTCGACGTGGATAAAATTCCCGATGGCTGGCAAGGACTGGATGCAGGACCAAAAACCTTGGAAATCTTTAAACAAGTGATTCTGGCCTCCAAGACCATATTGTGGAATGGACCTGTGGGCGTTTTTGAAATGGAAAACTTTGCCAAAGGAACCATTGCCTTGGGCAACTATATTGATGAAGCCACACAGGGCGGTGCATTTTCCCTTGTTGGCGGTGGGGATTCCGTTGCTG is drawn from Flagellimonas sp. MMG031 and contains these coding sequences:
- a CDS encoding phosphoglycerate kinase, whose product is MKTIDDFNFEGKKALIRVDFNVPLDGDFKVTDTSRIEAAKPTILKVLEDGGSAVLMSHLGRPKGKANPDMSLSHIVDKVSDIIGVQVKFAEDSVGAKADDAVAGLKNGEVLLLENLRFHAEEEAGDESFAEALSKHGDIYVNDAFGTAHRAHASTTIVAQFFPENKCFGYLLAKEIKAIDKVMETGEKPVTAILGGAKVSSKITIIENILDKVDNLIIGGGMTYTFVKAKGGKVGDSICEDDKMGLALDILKQAEAKKVSVYLPVDVLAANDFDNNAETQFVDVDKIPDGWQGLDAGPKTLEIFKQVILASKTILWNGPVGVFEMENFAKGTIALGNYIDEATQGGAFSLVGGGDSVAAVKQFGFEDKVSYVSTGGGAMLESLEGKTLPGIAAILS